One window of Planctomycetia bacterium genomic DNA carries:
- the elbB gene encoding isoprenoid biosynthesis glyoxalase ElbB gives MKKIAVCLSGCGFLDGAEIQESVLTLLAIDQAGAKAVCCAPDINQAGVVDHLRQEPAAGTRNVLVESARIARGDIVDVKKIRAAEMDALIFPGGFGAAKNLCSFATDGANCNVNPDVERLTGEFLAQKKPIGAICIAPAMLARIVGRKDLHPRLTIGTDKETADAINAMGAQHRDCPVTEMITDEKYKIVSTPAYMLGQGPAEVFEGIRKLVTEVLRLCAA, from the coding sequence ATGAAAAAAATAGCGGTTTGCCTCAGCGGCTGCGGGTTTCTCGACGGCGCTGAAATTCAAGAATCCGTGCTCACCCTGCTCGCCATCGATCAGGCCGGCGCGAAGGCCGTGTGCTGCGCACCGGATATCAACCAGGCCGGCGTCGTCGACCACCTCAGGCAGGAGCCCGCCGCCGGCACGCGAAACGTCCTCGTCGAATCCGCCCGCATCGCCCGCGGCGATATCGTCGACGTTAAAAAGATCCGCGCCGCCGAGATGGACGCCCTCATCTTCCCCGGCGGCTTCGGCGCCGCCAAGAACCTGTGCAGCTTCGCCACCGACGGCGCAAATTGCAACGTCAACCCCGACGTGGAGCGACTCACGGGAGAGTTCCTCGCGCAAAAAAAACCGATCGGCGCGATCTGCATTGCCCCGGCCATGCTCGCCCGAATCGTCGGCAGGAAAGACCTCCACCCGCGACTGACCATTGGCACTGACAAGGAGACCGCCGACGCGATCAACGCCATGGGCGCCCAGCACCGCGATTGCCCCGTCACCGAAATGATCACCGACGAGAAATACAAGATCGTGTCCACCCCCGCCTATATGCTGGGACAGGGCCCGGCGGAGGTTTTCGAGGGCATTCGAAAGCTTGTCACCGAGGTCCTTCGCCTCTGCGCCGCTTAG
- a CDS encoding biotin--[acetyl-CoA-carboxylase] ligase has translation MRPDSDPHVLSADEIRRGLNTVRIGRHITVLAETDSTNTFALDFADSQGAGQCDGAVILAEYQTAGRGRLGRKWLSPRGAGLHMTVLLTMPRTKFLHGRLMMATAIAVLEGILDSTDVEPTIRWPNDLYVGERKLCGILVETRSQANDTLVVAVGIGVNCLQHESHFPPELRGRATSLEMESRQPIDRAAVVRSILIRLDSLLARPESVDDSHLARRWLEWTSDLNARVTLLQDGRRFTGRIVEIHPVSGLILQEDNGVCRHFEPATTSRE, from the coding sequence ATGAGGCCGGATAGTGACCCCCACGTGCTGTCCGCCGATGAGATTCGGCGCGGGCTCAACACGGTGCGGATCGGCCGGCATATCACCGTACTCGCCGAAACGGACAGCACCAACACCTTCGCGCTCGACTTCGCCGATTCGCAAGGGGCCGGGCAGTGCGACGGCGCTGTCATTCTTGCTGAGTATCAGACGGCCGGGCGGGGGCGCCTCGGGCGCAAGTGGCTCTCGCCGCGCGGCGCGGGCCTGCACATGACTGTCTTGTTGACCATGCCCCGGACGAAATTCCTGCACGGCCGGCTGATGATGGCGACGGCGATCGCCGTGCTGGAGGGCATTCTCGACTCGACGGACGTGGAGCCGACGATTCGATGGCCCAACGATCTGTACGTCGGCGAGCGCAAGCTGTGCGGCATCCTCGTCGAGACGCGGTCGCAGGCGAATGACACTCTTGTCGTTGCGGTCGGGATCGGCGTGAACTGTCTTCAGCACGAGTCACACTTCCCTCCGGAGCTGCGCGGCCGTGCGACGTCGCTGGAAATGGAGTCGCGCCAGCCCATTGATCGCGCTGCGGTGGTCCGTTCGATCCTGATTCGACTCGATTCATTGCTGGCACGTCCTGAATCCGTTGATGACAGCCATCTCGCCAGGAGGTGGCTGGAGTGGACTTCCGACCTGAACGCCCGAGTGACGCTGCTTCAGGATGGGCGTCGTTTTACGGGCCGGATCGTGGAGATCCATCCGGTGAGCGGACTCATTCTGCAAGAGGACAACGGCGTTTGCCGTCATTTTGAACCGGCGACCACGAGCCGGGAGTGA